Genomic segment of Paenibacillus sp. FSL R5-0623:
CATGGTACTGGAACGAAGTTGGGTGATCCCATTGAATTCGATGCGCTGAATCGAAGTTTCCGGAATTATACAAGTCGTTCACAATATGCTGTACTAGGTTCGATCAAGTCCAATATGGGACATTCGATTGCAGCAGCGGGCATAGCCGGTGTGATCAAATTATTATTGGCCTTGAAACATCAACAGATTCCGCCATCCATTCATTATTCCAAAGCGAATCCCGATATTGATTTTTCGAAAAGTCCATTCTATGTCAATACTCAATTAATTCCATGGCATACACCCCCCGGACAAAAAAGGGCTGCACTTGTAAGCTCATTTGGCTTTAGTGGAACCAATGCTCACCTTGCCATTGAGGAGCCTCCTGGAGAGTTGTCTCCTTTAATACATAAACCGGGTTATCTATTGGTGTGGTCTGCACAATCGACAGGACAGTTAAGGGAACAAGTGAGACGAATGGTGCAACATTACGGGAAAGTGGCTGCCCGGCTTGATTTTGCTAGTGCAAGCTTTACTTTGATGACGGGGAGAAGGCATTTGGAGCATCGGGCAGCCTGTGTAGTCCAGCATTCGGACGATCTGGCCTCCATTTTGGAACAATGGCTGGACACCGGAGGCTCATCACAGATCTACACGACGGATTTATCAGGCCAGCCTTCCCAAGAGCAATCCGTTCTTCGACGTTTTGGCAATGAATGTATCCAACAAATAGCTACCGAATCATTAGATGATTCGCGATATGTTGAAAACCTGCATACTATTGCAGAACTGTATGTACAAGGGTATGAATTGGATTATAACCGGCTTTATTTGACAGAAAAGGTTAAAAGAATACCTCTGCCAACGTATCCTTTTGCACGGGAAAAATATTGGGTGAGGTCTGGGATAGCGACGAGGTCCGTTGAAACAGATGTAAAAAGTGAGATTTCGAATGTTGCTTCTGACAACAAAGAGGAGAGAATAGCAAAGCTTCTTTTGAAGCAATGGAAGCATTCGGCAGTTACAAATCCTGATCCTGGGCATGGAAAAGTTGTGGTTGGATCTACACTGGAAACCGTTGGGCTTGCCAATAAACTTTCACAAATAATACTGGGCAGCCAGGTTGTGCTTGTGAGTGAGGAGGAGCAGGACTCTGGACGTTTGCTCGATGTTTTGATGAATTGTGATGCTTTTATAGATCTGTCAGGCTGTGGCCGAAAGATGGAAGCAGAAGAAATGATGCTGGACAAACTGATCTACTGGTTAGCAAGGCTTCAACAGATGATTGATACCCGTGGACACAAAGAATTAAAGCTGCTTGGAGTCACTATGGGGCTGGAGTCTTTCCCAAATAAATCGATTTATCTAGGTGGAGCAGAACGGGCTGGGCTCTACAGGATACTACAAAGTGAGTACAGACATATTATTTCGCGGCATATCGATGTGGACCCGGCAGACAGTGAGCTTGATGTCGCAGCACAAATCGTTCAGGAGTTAACTCATACGGGTAAGGAACAGGAAGTCTGTTATCGTGAAGGACAGCGGTACAGTGCTTATCTTGATACAATCGAAAACATCAATATACAGCAGTTGAATCAAAACCGACTCGCTTTTCCCTCCAATCACGTTCTTTGGGTCACTGGAGGGACACGGGGTCTAGGCATGCTTTGTGCGCAGCATGCCGTCCGACACTACGGGGTCCGTAAACTTGTTCTGATGGGTCAGACCCCATTTCCATCTCGACATGAATGGGGGACACGACGCGAGGACAAAGATGAGATCGGCAGTAAAGTTAGAAGTATCCTGGAATTGGAGAAGCAGGGCGTACAGATTGAAGTACTGTCTTTTGATATAGGTGATAAAGAGAAACTTCTGGAGGCTGCAAAACACATACGTTCAACGATGGGCGTAGCCGGAGGAGTAATTCACGCAGCTGGCATAGCCGACATGGAAAATCCCGCCTTTATTCGTAAACCACTGGAGTCGATTCGGAACGTATTGTCTCCCAAAATATTAGGCACTGTAGCACTCTATGAATGCTTCCGTCACGATCCTTTGCAATTTTTTGTCCTGTTCTCTTCTGTGGCTGGAGCCATTTCGAAACTTGGTGTCGGACAAAGCGATTACGCTATGGCTAACACCTACATGGATTATTATGCTGCAGCGAATGCCCATACCAGTCCACTTATCAGTATCCAATGGCCGAACTGGAAGGAATCCGGAATGGGTGAGTTTCCAAGTCAAGCTTATAACGAAACCGGTCTGCTTAGCATCACGGATGAAGAAGGATTGAAGCTGCTGGACTGGGCATTAATCACTCAACCAGGTGCAGTCATGCTTCCGGCAATCGTGAGCAGCGAATTCATTGACACTGAGGGGGAATCGGGAATTTCCAGAGTGGTGAAAGCAGAAACGATGTCCGAAATACCTATGACAAGTGGTGTTTCTTTTTCTGATACATCCGATATATTACAGATGAAATTAAGTTCCATATTCGCCGAGGAATTGTGTATTGAACCCGAGAAAGTGAACCCGGACCGATCCTTCGAACATTTCGGGATGGATTCAATCTTGATTGCTCAGCTGGCACGCCGGATGGAACGCGAACTTCAAATTCCTGTGGTGGAACCTGGTCTTTTTTTGGAGTATCCAACGATTGCAGGACTGACAGGGGCTTTGCTGCAAAAATACGCAACAAGTCCACGTACATCTCCCGAAAAGATCAACAGACATGAGGCTCGACAGATTCTCCAGCCGCCCAAAGATCGTTCTCGATCCCGAGTGGCCATCATTGGAATGGCCTGTCATTTCCCGGATGCGGTGAACCCGGAACAATTTTGGAACAATCTAAAAACAGGCAAAAACAGTATACGTGAAATTCCGTCATCCCGGTGGGATTGGAGAACGTACTACCATCCTGATGGCAAAGCCGGGAAAAGCATGAGCAAATGGGGGGCTTTTCTCGATGAGCTGGAATGGTTTGATCCCGATTTTTTCGGAATGGATCATTCCCTGGCAACTCATCTGGACCCTTTGCAAAGGCAGTGGCTTGAGGTTAGCGCTGAAGCACTTGCAGATGCAGGATATGGAAAGAGTCAGCTTGAGTCGCTTGAGGTTGGTGTGTTTGCAGGGGCAAGAACAGGTCATTTCATGAACAAAATACGTCGGGACAACAAACAAACCATTATTGGCACAGGTCAAAATTTTATTACGGCACATTTGGCTCATTTATATAACCTCAGAGGTCCCAACATGGTCGTGGACACCGCTTGTTCCAGTTCCCTAACAGCCATCCATCTGGGTGCCCGGAGTTTGCAGAATGGGGAAGCAGATCTGGTGATCGCTGGTGGGGTTGAAGTTTTATTGGACGAGACCCCTTATCTTTCCCTGACTGCATCAAAGGTGCTGTCACCAGATGGACAATGTAAAACCTTTGATGCCTCCGCTAATGGAATTGGGGTTGGGGAGGGCTGTGGAGTAATCGTCATGAAACGATTGGAACAGGCCATAACGGACGGTGACAAAATCTACGGAGTGATTGATGGCTCTGCGATTAACAATGATGGTCATACAATGGGCGTCACCACACCGAACCCCCAGGCTCAGCAGTCGTTAATCGAACGTGCCATCAAGGATGCAAATATTGATCCGGCTTCAATCAATTATGTAGAAACACATGGAACAGGCACGGTCATTGGAGATCCCATTGAGCTTAAAGCGTTAACCCAAGTGCTGGGAACCAGTATGAAAAAGGGGGATCTTTGCGGTGTGGGAAGTGTCAAAAGCAATGTGGGACATCTGTTGAGTGCAGCAGGGGCAGTTAGCATGATCAAGGTTTTGCTGAGTATGGTACATGGTCAGATCCCGCCCAGTTTAAATTGTCCGCATCCGAATCCGAGATTTCGGTTTGAAGAAAGTCCGTTATTCCTTGTTCAAGAACTTACACCTTGGACCAATAAAGTGTTGCGTGCGGGTGTCAGCGCGTTTGGACTCGGAGGAAATAACGCTCATATCCTTGTCAGCAATGAAGGTGTACCAGACCCAAATAAAGCAACACTGGAACCTCGTTTCAATCGCATTATCTGGAACAGAGCCCGGTTTTGGCCGGATGAGGTTGAGGAGAAAAACTTGGTGGTCGGATCGTCTTCAGGACAAACCCATCGTAAGCCTGAGCATATGCTGTCTTTCTTCACACCGAAAAAATTGCAGTAAGGGGGAACTGTCGTTGATAGGTCGCAATCAAGAAACATACGTGCAACGTTTAAGCCACAGCAACGCCATCGTTCAGGATCATCGTGTACACGGAATTTGTACGTTACCCGGGGTCACCCTACTGGATATGATCTATCGTTTGTCGGTTTTATATTTAGAGACACACTCTGTCGAATTGCGGCATATTTTGTTTACAACGCCCATTGTGACATCAGAGCAATTTGATCGCGAGATTGCTGTGACGTTCTCACCTGTACCTTCAGAGTTGCAATGGAGGGTAACCATTACAAGCAACAAAGTGATGAATGGTACCATCGATCAGGGCAGTGAAGAACAACATATGCAATGTACGATGTTTCTTGTTGATCCTGAGTTTAATCCACCCGTGATCCATGTTCAGGATCTGAAAACTCAATCCCGAGATCAGTGGAGCATGGATGAGGTTTATCAATTGGCGCGGCAGGTCAACATCGAGCATGGGCCATTTATGCAAACTTCAGGGGTCGTCTACCAATATGAGAATCAGGAGCTTATGTGTCTGAATCTCAGTGAGCAGGCTTCCGTTTACTCCAATGAATTTTATGCACATGCAGCTTTTTTGGATGGGGCAACTTTTGCGGGCTCCTCATTTCGTTTAAAGGAAAAAGCACAGGGGATGTTTGATGATCAGACTCCCTATATTCCTTTTATGATTGAACGCTTCTGTATTTATGGTCCGTTACCTGACACCATTGGTGTGTACTCGCTCGCTCGACCATTGATAAACGATAATTCTGTCTCATCACCAGATCTGATTTCTACAGATATTAGAGTGGTTGATTCTGCTGGCAAGTCCTTGGTTGAATTTGAGCGTTTAACCGCTAAACGTATTCGTAATCCTCATTTGATACAGAAATGGGCCGAAGTACATCAGAATCCAAATGGGGTAGAAGGCTCAGGTTCAGAGGATACATCTGTACCAGAGCTGGCCACACAGGTCAATATACAAGATTCACCTGTCAGCATAGATGATACATCCGAACTATCGAATCAGCGAAGAGGTGTTCCAGAAGGGAACACGAAGCAGGTTGCGGGCTACTTAAAGGTAGAGATAGGCAAAGTGCTTGGAACATCTGAAGCGAATTTGGACACAGAGCTGGGATTTTATCAGATGGGACTGGATTCCTTGCAGCTTATCAACCTTTCAAGGACGCTGGAGAACAAAGTGAAGGAACAGCTTTACCCCACGCTGTTATTTGAATATTCCAATATTAAGTCTCTTGCTGCATACCTGCACCAACATTGGCCTGAGGCATTTACTGAAAATCAGTACACGGAGAGCAAAGCTTCGGCCAGCAAGGCAAGCATCAAAACATCAGAACTCAATCATGATCGGGGAAAGAGCGATGATTACTCATCTGTCATGCTCGAACCCTTCTGGGAAGAGGCCACGCTGCGTATGCGTAACACCTCCAACACAGTGCGGAGCCACGTTATTATTCTTTGCGAGCAGGCAATTGGACATGATCAAATGATCAAGGAATGTTTTCCGCAATCAGAGGTTGTCACACTAACCAGTGAACGTACCATGCCACAGTCATTTGAACAAATGTGCGAGCAATGTATAGTCTGGCTTCAGAATTACATGCAGCAGTTTCCCAAAGTGGAGACCCATATTCAAATAATTGGTCCGTCAGGAACGGGCACTGATTTTTCAGGCGCGATGGGAGCCCTTTTAAGAACAGCTCATGCAGAGAACCCTCATCTGCATGGACAGATCATCACGGTGAATGATATTCATAACGTTACAAGAACCCAATGGGCGGACTGGTTGGATAAAGAGCGAGTAACACATTCCTCGGGAGTCAGTGAAGTGTGTTACACCGGAAAATCTCGTGTGCGGATGGTGAAAAAATACCGTGAGAAGCCGATACCGATGCTGCAGAAAAGCCAGTATGTTGCAAAAGATGGTGTTTATCTGATTACTGGTGGATTGGGTGGATTAGGCTTGATGGTAGGTCGCCATTTGGCTGAGCAAGGGAGGGTTACATTGGCGCTGGTGGGGCGTTCTTCTCTTGGCAAAAAAGAGTCCGATAAGATATCGGAGTTGAAGAGTCTGGGAGCGGATGTTCATTATTTTCAGGCAGATCTAACGCATAGCGAGCAGACGAGTCATGTCATCCAGCAGATTCGGACCAGTCTGGGAGTTATTCGGGGAATCATACATTGTGCAGGAGTTACCCGGGACCAATTCATTTTACAGAAAACAAAAGAGAATATTTCGGAAGTGCTAGGCCCTAAAGTGAGCGGACTTTGGTACCTGGATGAATATACTCGTGATCAACCACTGGACTTTTTTATTTTATTCTCTTCACTATCGGCTGTGCTCGGGAATATGGGACAAGCAGATTATGCTTGTGGTAACGCTTTTATGGATCGGTTTGCAGAGCGGCGTCAGCAACAGGTTGTGGCAGGACAGCGATCAGGCAGAACCCGTTCAATTAATTGGCCTCTATGGGCGAATGGAGGCATGTCGATCGATCCAGTTTACGAGCAGCAGTTGGAAGTCAAAACGGGATTGGCCCCGCTGCCTCAAGACGAAGGAATGCAACTGTTCGATTCGCTTATGATGAATGCATCAACGCAGACTGTTGTGATGTATGGTAAACCTTCGTTTATCCGAAGTTTTGCACAAACTACTATCCATGTGGAGGGCCCTTCTGCAGCAAAAGTTTTAAATCATGAGGTTCCTCGAAAAGAAAAGCGACCATCGGAAATGCATACAGAAGATATAGCCATTATTGGTGTGGCTGGCCGCTATCCGATGGCTCGGAATGTGGATGAATTTGCTGCCAATCTGTTATCAGGTAAGGATTGCATTACAGGTTTTCCCAGAGATCGTTGGGAACAGGGGCGGTTTTTGTATACGCCGGATTCATATTATCAGTTTGGGGGATTCATCGATAAGATTGATGAGTTCGATCCACTATTTTTTAATTTATCTCCCCGTCAGGCGGAGATGATGGACCCCCAGGCAAGACTTTTTCTGGAGACGGCATGGGAAGCCTGTGAAGATGCGGGATTTCGCGTTGAACGCAGTCAGCACCAGGATACTTCAACAGGTACCCGGAGTGTGGGTGTATTTGCCGGCGTATTCTGGAATCATTATGAGCTGTTTGCATCGGAACTGACAGATCGCGGTGTACCTACATCCTTGGGGGTCAGCGCAGCATCCGTTGCAAATATGGTATCGTATTGCATGAATTTCCATGGTCCTT
This window contains:
- a CDS encoding beta-ketoacyl synthase N-terminal-like domain-containing protein, with the translated sequence MTELKELLGQLLWGRLHAAGLLNNFRGEDAAVAEIPDSLIERYERWWRESFLYLRKYGYCTSTDAVNPLIQTNDTDLAHAWKEWDRKKLLWLSDPNVSSYIPLLDATLRALPDILTGQKSATDIIFPNSSMQLVENIYMNNPAADYFNAVLADRVAAIIKQQLVREPSAHIRIVEIGAGTGGTSQAVFNRLNDFYPHILEYCYTDLSQAFLSHAQKVYGPRYPYLTYGTFDLSKPVSTQSLQAGTYDIAIATNVMHAAPNIRLALRNVKALLRCKGVFLINEITENTLMNHLTFGLLDGWWSYVDPALRISGGPLLEQETWKNVLLSEGFGEVQLLAHTDEFKGQQVIMGTSNGVVRQQTLKHEQTVKHQVQSQTSRNSQNMQEKPSEIRLPELESSRSSEEKLKYIKEVLVRTLCESLKVEAQLIDHEEAFSDYGVDSITGVRLIHSINERLGTELFTTDIFDFPCVNQLAQYIAPMYQEKPLEPEQQMEFHGGCSTEKPDVQRTERISEEREFTLDDAMESHSDGDITSPGSNNRHKDIAIIGYSGRFPQSDNVDELWEHLAAGHDLIQRGARWTSEQTGSSVEKTENNHGAFLENSDCFDPLFFKISNVEAMHMDPQQRLFLEESWKTLEHAGYAGELIHGRKCGVYTGYCGGDYEKLIGEQAPAQAFWGNAASIVPARVSYFLNLQGPAIAVDTACSSSLVAIHLACQALWSGEVELALAGGVFVQSTPDFYNSASRAGMLSPAGRCHSFDERADGFVPGEGVGAVLLKRLEDAIQDGDHVHGIIKGSCINQDGSTNGITAPSRASQERLERQLYDQFGVNPDQIQLVEAHGTGTKLGDPIEFDALNRSFRNYTSRSQYAVLGSIKSNMGHSIAAAGIAGVIKLLLALKHQQIPPSIHYSKANPDIDFSKSPFYVNTQLIPWHTPPGQKRAALVSSFGFSGTNAHLAIEEPPGELSPLIHKPGYLLVWSAQSTGQLREQVRRMVQHYGKVAARLDFASASFTLMTGRRHLEHRAACVVQHSDDLASILEQWLDTGGSSQIYTTDLSGQPSQEQSVLRRFGNECIQQIATESLDDSRYVENLHTIAELYVQGYELDYNRLYLTEKVKRIPLPTYPFAREKYWVRSGIATRSVETDVKSEISNVASDNKEERIAKLLLKQWKHSAVTNPDPGHGKVVVGSTLETVGLANKLSQIILGSQVVLVSEEEQDSGRLLDVLMNCDAFIDLSGCGRKMEAEEMMLDKLIYWLARLQQMIDTRGHKELKLLGVTMGLESFPNKSIYLGGAERAGLYRILQSEYRHIISRHIDVDPADSELDVAAQIVQELTHTGKEQEVCYREGQRYSAYLDTIENINIQQLNQNRLAFPSNHVLWVTGGTRGLGMLCAQHAVRHYGVRKLVLMGQTPFPSRHEWGTRREDKDEIGSKVRSILELEKQGVQIEVLSFDIGDKEKLLEAAKHIRSTMGVAGGVIHAAGIADMENPAFIRKPLESIRNVLSPKILGTVALYECFRHDPLQFFVLFSSVAGAISKLGVGQSDYAMANTYMDYYAAANAHTSPLISIQWPNWKESGMGEFPSQAYNETGLLSITDEEGLKLLDWALITQPGAVMLPAIVSSEFIDTEGESGISRVVKAETMSEIPMTSGVSFSDTSDILQMKLSSIFAEELCIEPEKVNPDRSFEHFGMDSILIAQLARRMERELQIPVVEPGLFLEYPTIAGLTGALLQKYATSPRTSPEKINRHEARQILQPPKDRSRSRVAIIGMACHFPDAVNPEQFWNNLKTGKNSIREIPSSRWDWRTYYHPDGKAGKSMSKWGAFLDELEWFDPDFFGMDHSLATHLDPLQRQWLEVSAEALADAGYGKSQLESLEVGVFAGARTGHFMNKIRRDNKQTIIGTGQNFITAHLAHLYNLRGPNMVVDTACSSSLTAIHLGARSLQNGEADLVIAGGVEVLLDETPYLSLTASKVLSPDGQCKTFDASANGIGVGEGCGVIVMKRLEQAITDGDKIYGVIDGSAINNDGHTMGVTTPNPQAQQSLIERAIKDANIDPASINYVETHGTGTVIGDPIELKALTQVLGTSMKKGDLCGVGSVKSNVGHLLSAAGAVSMIKVLLSMVHGQIPPSLNCPHPNPRFRFEESPLFLVQELTPWTNKVLRAGVSAFGLGGNNAHILVSNEGVPDPNKATLEPRFNRIIWNRARFWPDEVEEKNLVVGSSSGQTHRKPEHMLSFFTPKKLQ